TTCTTTCGTGATCAAACGGCGAAATTCTTTTTTGAGAAAGCTTTGCAAAATTTCCTTTACATCTTCGTGATATTCTTCGTCAAAATTGGCGACGATGGAGGCTTCCACTTCTTGAATGGCAACATCACGCGCGTGTTTTTCTTTCACGAGCACGGCTTCTTTCAGTTGCCCCTCGGCTTGATGTCGGACGTCTGCTTCCAAACCCTCATCCGGTTGTTTCAACGTCACTTCCATTTTTTCTTTGCCGCATTGAGCGACGATTTCTTCTTGGAATGTGACAATTCTTTTTATTTCCTCATGGGCAAACAAAATGGCTTCCAACATCTTTTCTTCGGATACCTCGTTGGCACCCGCTTCGACCATGTTAATGGCATCTTTCGTTCCCGCTACCGTAAGCTCCATTTCGCTGTTTTCCGCCTGATCGCTCGTCGGATTGACGACGAATTCGCCATCGACAAGCCCAATTTCCACGCCGGCGATGGGGCCCGCAAACGGGATGTCCGAAATCGAGAGCGCCAGCGAAGATCCAACCATCGCTGCCAGTTCCGGAGATGCGTCCTGGTCCACACTCATCACCGTGCTGATCACCTGGACATCATTGCGGAAACCATCGGGAAACAATGGGCGAATCGGTCGGTCAATAAGCCTGCTCGTCAACGTGGCCGCTTCCGACGGGCGTCCTTCCCGCTTAATAAATCCCCCGGGAATTTTTCCGGCTGCATACAAACGCTCTTCATAATTCACCGTTAATGGAAAGAATGGCAAGTCTTTTGGTTCTTTTGAGCCGGTCGCGGTGGTGAGCACAACGCTGTCGCCGTACTTTACAAGCACCGCGCCATTCGCCTGTTTGGCAAGTTTTCCAACCTCAAAGGTCATCGTGCGACCGCCAATATCGAGGGAAAATACTTGTTGCTCTCCTTCCATATATATACCTCCTTTTCCAATTTCGCCTAGGCAGGCGAATACGTTTTCTATACAATCGCTAATGAGCATAACATGGATTTTCGCTAGTTTTGACGAAAGCCCAAGATCTTCCTATACGAGCATCCATACATTTATATTTTTGATAGTGGAAAAAAAGCGGGATGAACACCCCGCTTTTGGTTTATCCTTTAGCAAGCAGCGGGGAGCCGCTGATAGCAAAGAACACCGTTCAGGGAAAGAATACCCTCCCCCCTGACAGTCTCTGTTATCGACGTAGTCCCAGCTTGCGGATAATATCCCTATACCTTGTAATGTCTTTCTTTCGCAGATACGTGAGCAAGTTACGACGCTTTCCTACCATTTTCAGCAACCCACGACGGGAATGGTGATCTTTGTTATGGGTTTGCAAATGCCCGTTCAATTCGACAATTTGTTCCGTGAGGATAGCGATTTGAACTTCCGGAGAGCCAGTATCTGAATCGTGTACTTTATACGTATCGACAATCTCCTGTTTACGTTCTAGACTTAAGGCCATCCTTTCCACCTCCTTTTCAATTTCTCCACTTCCCTCGCTTACCGCCGGTGGCGCGTGTAAGCCAAGCAAATGGCATTAATAGTCATGGGAACAGACTACAACGAATACAATACATTTTTTTTTATGAGAATGCAAGCATCCGTTCCACTTTTCTTTCATTGAAACCATTATTTTAAGCTTTCTTTCCAATGGTGTTCAAAATAATGATAGGCCACGTCCTTGTCTTCTTCCATTTGGGTAATCAGCGCGTCTGCGGAATCGAATTTTACCTCGGGGCGGAGCATTTTCAACCATTTCATCTCTACGCGTTTTCCGTAAATATCGTCATGAAAGGAGAGAAGATGGGCTTCGATCAACGGCTCCGTTTGCTGTTCATGAAAGGTCGGGCGATACCCAAAACTGCAAACAGCCGGGTAATCCATCCCGTCGATTTGCACATACGCGCAGAATACGCCGACAGGCGGCAACACATATGGGGAATCAAGTGCTATATTCGCGGTCGGAAACCCGATCTCCCGTCCGCGTTTATCCCCTTTCACGACTTCTCCATGCACCGAATGGGGGCGTTTCAGCAATGCATTGGCTTGCTCCAATTCTCCGGATTCAATGTGTTGGCGAATACGGGTGGAGCTTACTTTTTCTCCCCCTCTCTCCCATTTTGTCACAGCGGTCGTTTCAAATTCTCCACGGGCATGGGAAGGCAACGTCTCCATGTTGCCTTTCCCGTATTGGCCGTAAGAAAAGTCAAAGCCGGCAACGGCATGAATGACATGAAGCGGAAGGATATAGCCGTCAACAAATTGTTGTGGCGAAAGAGAGGAGAGTGTTGTGTCAAAAGTGACGATAAAGAACCGATCCACTCCCAATTCCCGTACGCGGG
The Salicibibacter kimchii DNA segment above includes these coding regions:
- the rpsO gene encoding 30S ribosomal protein S15, producing MALSLERKQEIVDTYKVHDSDTGSPEVQIAILTEQIVELNGHLQTHNKDHHSRRGLLKMVGKRRNLLTYLRKKDITRYRDIIRKLGLRR
- the ribF gene encoding riboflavin biosynthesis protein RibF; protein product: MEVEYLQAELTAAEREARSPVVLALGYFDGVHEGHQKVIRTAISEAEKKGVEAAVLTFHPHPRTVLSKHYEGDEYPELTPLPIKEARVRELGVDRFFIVTFDTTLSSLSPQQFVDGYILPLHVIHAVAGFDFSYGQYGKGNMETLPSHARGEFETTAVTKWERGGEKVSSTRIRQHIESGELEQANALLKRPHSVHGEVVKGDKRGREIGFPTANIALDSPYVLPPVGVFCAYVQIDGMDYPAVCSFGYRPTFHEQQTEPLIEAHLLSFHDDIYGKRVEMKWLKMLRPEVKFDSADALITQMEEDKDVAYHYFEHHWKESLK